A part of Crassostrea angulata isolate pt1a10 chromosome 5, ASM2561291v2, whole genome shotgun sequence genomic DNA contains:
- the LOC128184651 gene encoding uncharacterized protein LOC128184651, producing the protein MSMKGTIRVVHAYHHQNAVRVTIRINPIQPFVLGVYQGILDRVASLHADILTMDKTVSQNVCVMRRSVIISRGVNRKHVRRDILDLVVIRHVSSHHTVQAADLIVRVTGNIVIQSLAVQLQSKMRCIGRQNFH; encoded by the exons ATGTCAATGAAGGGTACAATACGAGTAGTACATGCCTACC ACCACCAAAATGCTGTAAGAGTTACCATTCGAATCAATCCAATCCAACCGTTTGTACTG gGTGTTTATCAGGGTATTTTGGACAGAGTTGCATCTTTGCATGCCGATATCCTAACTATGGACAAAACTGTCAGTCAGAATGTCTGTGTGATGAGGAGATCTGTAATCATATCACGGGGTGTGAACAGaaaa CATGTCCGAAGGGATATTTTGGACCTAGTTGTAATTCGACATGTCAGTTCCCATCATACGGTGCAGGCTGCCGATTTAATTGTTCGTGTGACCGGCAACATTGTGATTCAATCACTGGCTGTGCAACTTCAA TCAAAAATGAGATGTATTGGACGACAGAACTTCCACTGA
- the LOC128183467 gene encoding uncharacterized protein LOC128183467 — protein MNSSCKVCKQGYNGPNCAFHCRYPNYGMGCQTKCNCEESECNHIAGCMHITIAGSTVTSKSIAENLMTRVSTTPYQATVNVTTNEGILHQIIKWTGLDFTTSIIIFSICLIGIVLSVMLGIYITCNKMDTAEDVYVEVNDITEQKSMPENVTSSL, from the exons ATGAATAGTAGTTGTAAAG tGTGCAAGCAGGGCTACAATGGACCCAACTGTGCATTCCATTGTCGATATCCAAACTACGGCATGGGTTGCCAGACTAAATGTAACTGTGAAGAATCTGAGTGTAATCATATTGCAGGCTGTATGCACATAA CAATTGCAGGTTCAACTGTAACTAGTAAGTCTATCGCAGAGAACCTAATGACACGGGTATCAACGACTCCTTACCAAGCGACTGTCAACGTAACTACAAATGAAG GAATTCTTCACCAGATAATAAAATGGACAGGCTTGGATTTCACAACCAGCATAATAATATTTAGTATCTGTTTAATTGGCATTGTATTATCCGTTATGCTTGGTATTTACATAACCTGCAACAAAATGGACACTGCGGAGGACGTTTATGTAGAAGTAAATGATATTACAGAACAAAAGTCAATGCCAGAAAATGTGACATCTTCACTTTAA
- the LOC128185858 gene encoding N-acetylglucosamine-1-phosphodiester alpha-N-acetylglucosaminidase-like, whose translation MNHCLLIVHILISQVHLCMSVGDVLTCGTPPVCCPRYQNDLKHNLCSKCLSGYQGPNCSYACRYPNYGDDCQSFCDCVELQCDHITGCRQLSELHNCTTKNPHMTDRSNSRMMTISVCILMGVFILIIGFYFKVKSMQSTYLTYSLQFREQNTNKMSDTRLLSSNV comes from the exons ATGAATCATTGTCTGTTGATTGTGCACATACTTATTTCACAGGTACATTTGTGTATGTCTGTCGGGGATGTTTTGACATGTGGCAC ACCTCCTGTGTGCTGTCCACGATACCAAAATGACTTAAAGCACAATCTTTGTTCTa AGTGTTTGTCAGGATATCAAGGACCTAACTGCAGCTACGCATGTCGATATCCGAACTACGGCGATGATTGTCAGTCATTTTGTGACTGTGTTGAACTACAATGTGATCATATAACGGGATGCAGACAATTAA GTGAGCTGCACAATTGTACGACAAAGAATCCACACATGACTGACCGATCTAACAGCAGAATGATGACCATCAGTGTCTGTATATTGATGGGTGTTTTTATTCTCATCATtggattttatttcaaagtcaagTCTATGCAGTCTACATATTTAACGTACTCTCTCCAATTTCGAGAGCAAAATACCAACAAAATGTCTGATACTCGGTTACTTTCATCTAACGTATAA